A single genomic interval of Streptomyces sp. BA2 harbors:
- a CDS encoding MFS transporter: protein MQGEGILVGGIPSATHDTRRRGPVVAALMLAMALAALDSTIVSTAIPQIVGDLGGFSVFSWLFSGYLLAVTVTLPIYGKLSDTFGRKPVLIAGSILFLIGSALCAVAWNMGALIAFRVVQGLGGGALQGTVQTLAADLYPLKERPKIQAKLSTVWAASAIAGPALGGLIAAYADWRWIFLINLPIGAVALWLIVRHLHEPEREEATRGRTDWAGAFAVFACGGVLLTALVQGGVAWGWISAPSLALFAGGLLLAGAVVVIERRAAEPIIPGWVWRRRTIAAVNLALGALGLLMVAPTVFLPTYAQSVLGLAPIAAGFVLSVMTLSWPVSAALSQHVYRRLGFRDTALIGIGGAALFLFAFPLLPYPGQAWQPALIMLLLGAALGLFQLPLIVGVQSTVGWSERGTATASILFCRQIGQTLGAALFGAIANSVLTSRLGGAGSLDSVAHALEDPGAVADPERLRRAVDSAVDTVYVGAGCAAVVALLVLVFLAPRRFPVIGAETPENGEVGALESGAKTELAPREGRTNRPAE, encoded by the coding sequence ATGCAGGGGGAAGGAATCTTGGTGGGCGGCATACCTTCGGCCACGCACGACACACGGCGGCGCGGCCCCGTCGTAGCCGCCCTCATGCTCGCCATGGCGCTCGCCGCCCTGGACTCCACGATCGTCTCGACGGCCATCCCGCAGATCGTCGGCGACCTCGGCGGCTTCTCCGTCTTCTCCTGGCTCTTCTCCGGCTATCTGCTCGCCGTCACCGTCACCCTGCCCATCTACGGCAAGCTCTCCGACACCTTCGGCCGCAAGCCCGTCCTCATCGCGGGCAGCATCCTCTTCCTGATCGGCTCGGCCCTGTGCGCCGTGGCCTGGAACATGGGCGCGCTCATCGCCTTCCGCGTCGTCCAGGGCCTGGGCGGCGGCGCGCTCCAGGGGACGGTGCAGACACTCGCCGCCGACCTCTACCCCCTCAAGGAACGCCCGAAGATCCAGGCGAAGTTGTCCACCGTGTGGGCCGCGTCGGCGATCGCGGGCCCCGCGCTCGGCGGCCTGATCGCCGCGTACGCCGACTGGCGCTGGATCTTCCTGATCAACCTGCCCATCGGGGCGGTGGCCCTCTGGCTGATCGTGCGCCACCTCCACGAACCGGAGCGCGAGGAAGCCACCCGCGGGCGCACCGACTGGGCGGGCGCGTTCGCGGTCTTCGCCTGCGGCGGCGTACTGCTCACCGCGCTCGTGCAGGGCGGCGTCGCCTGGGGCTGGATCTCCGCGCCGTCGCTCGCGCTGTTCGCGGGCGGGCTGCTGCTCGCCGGGGCCGTCGTGGTCATCGAGCGGCGCGCCGCGGAGCCGATCATCCCCGGCTGGGTCTGGCGCAGGCGCACCATCGCCGCGGTCAACCTCGCCCTGGGCGCGCTCGGCCTCCTGATGGTCGCGCCCACCGTCTTCCTGCCGACGTACGCCCAGTCCGTGCTCGGCCTCGCGCCGATCGCCGCCGGGTTCGTGCTCTCCGTGATGACCCTGAGCTGGCCGGTCTCCGCCGCCCTGAGCCAGCACGTCTACCGCAGGCTCGGCTTTCGCGACACGGCGCTCATCGGCATCGGCGGTGCCGCCCTCTTCCTCTTCGCGTTCCCCCTCCTGCCCTACCCGGGGCAGGCCTGGCAGCCGGCGCTGATCATGCTGCTTCTCGGCGCGGCACTCGGTCTCTTCCAACTGCCGCTGATCGTCGGGGTGCAGTCCACCGTCGGCTGGTCGGAGCGCGGCACGGCCACCGCGTCCATCCTCTTCTGCCGCCAGATAGGCCAGACCCTGGGCGCGGCGCTCTTCGGCGCGATCGCCAACTCCGTCCTCACCTCGCGCCTCGGCGGCGCGGGCTCGCTGGACTCGGTGGCCCACGCGCTTGAGGACCCCGGCGCGGTCGCCGACCCCGAACGACTGCGGCGCGCGGTCGACTCGGCGGTCGACACGGTGTACGTGGGGGCGGGGTGCGCGGCGGTTGTCGCACTCCTCGTTCTGGTGTTCCTGGCCCCTCGGCGCTTTCCGGTAATCGGGGCGGAGACCCCGGAGAACGGGGAGGTGGGAGCCCTGGAGAGCGGGGCGAAGACCGAACTTGCCCCGCGTGAAGGCCGTACGAACAGACCGGCCGAATAG
- a CDS encoding DUF485 domain-containing protein, with protein MSHPHQPHHPDRSQHPPHSQHSQHSQHSQHPQHPQHAYRPHDSSPSYPTYPWQPVAPPPPPPPPRLPRHPALGRHSDLRRLRSAYRWQRRVATLTALGYFTLFLILSAFAPSLMTDTVSGGLSTGLLLGLCQVPVTLLAIALYEFTARRRVDPMAERLRKLAELEAKR; from the coding sequence ATGTCCCACCCTCACCAGCCCCACCACCCCGACCGCTCCCAGCACCCCCCACACTCCCAGCACTCCCAGCACTCCCAGCACTCCCAGCACCCCCAGCACCCCCAACACGCTTACCGTCCCCACGACTCCTCCCCCTCCTACCCCACCTACCCCTGGCAGCCCGTCGCGCCCCCGCCTCCCCCACCGCCCCCAAGACTCCCCCGCCACCCCGCACTCGGCCGCCACAGCGACCTGCGCCGTCTGCGCAGCGCCTACCGCTGGCAGCGCCGCGTCGCCACCCTCACGGCCCTCGGCTACTTCACGCTCTTCCTGATCCTGTCCGCCTTCGCGCCGTCCCTGATGACGGACACGGTCTCCGGCGGCCTCTCCACCGGCCTGCTGCTCGGCCTGTGCCAGGTGCCCGTCACCCTGCTCGCCATAGCGCTGTACGAGTTCACAGCCCGCCGCAGGGTCGACCCCATGGCCGAACGGCTGCGCAAACTGGCGGAGTTGGAGGCCAAGCGATGA
- a CDS encoding sodium/solute symporter: MSPDIPPMSPGITLAADSAQAMSLVAFTAVVTLTLLLCVMTGPDRDNLGEFYTGYGALSPMRNGLAIAGDYISAATVLGTGGIIALLGYDGVVLALSTALSLMLLMFLLAEPLRNAGQFTMGDVLARRMPGRAVRITACAATLAALIPLMLVQLAGAGDLLSFILGFSGEGVKTGCVVALGALMISYAAIGGMKGTALIQILKIVMLLGSGVVIAALILRRFDWDFGALLAAAEKGSGLGPAFLQSGLQFSGGPNPRLDMISSELTVVLGGACLPHVTMRMYTARSAPEIRRSMSWAVSSVALFVLIIAIVGFGATAMIGRAAIAKADPQGNTAYLLGSKAVFGANASTFETLIFTTVTTAIFLTLLASVAGMILACANSLAHDVFAHLHLRKELTPRREMTLARVSALAIGGLAIALAVMVQHHNLQPLVTLSFCLGASALAPALVYSLFWRRYTRRGLLWTLIGGTLGSIILMTGTNLVSGAPTSAFPNHDFNWFPFTTTGLASIPLGFLLGWLGTVSSGPRESEEQRRRYEAVEGWILAGATKR, translated from the coding sequence ATGAGCCCGGACATCCCGCCGATGAGCCCCGGCATCACCCTGGCCGCCGACTCGGCACAGGCCATGTCCCTGGTGGCGTTCACCGCCGTCGTCACCCTGACGCTGCTCCTGTGCGTGATGACGGGCCCCGACCGCGACAACCTCGGCGAGTTCTACACCGGCTACGGCGCCCTCTCGCCCATGCGCAACGGCCTGGCCATCGCGGGGGACTACATCTCGGCGGCGACCGTGCTCGGCACCGGCGGAATCATCGCGCTCCTCGGGTACGACGGTGTCGTCCTCGCCCTGAGTACGGCCCTGTCCCTGATGCTGCTGATGTTCCTGCTCGCCGAACCCCTGCGCAACGCGGGCCAGTTCACCATGGGCGACGTACTGGCACGCAGGATGCCCGGCCGCGCCGTACGCATCACCGCGTGCGCGGCGACACTGGCCGCGCTCATCCCCCTCATGCTGGTGCAGCTGGCGGGCGCGGGCGACCTCCTCTCCTTCATCCTCGGGTTCTCCGGCGAGGGCGTGAAGACAGGATGCGTCGTCGCACTCGGCGCTCTCATGATCAGCTACGCGGCGATCGGCGGCATGAAAGGCACCGCCCTCATCCAGATCCTGAAGATCGTGATGCTGCTCGGCTCCGGAGTGGTCATCGCCGCCCTGATCCTGCGCCGCTTCGACTGGGACTTCGGCGCGCTCCTCGCCGCCGCCGAGAAGGGCAGCGGGCTCGGCCCGGCCTTCCTCCAGTCCGGGCTACAGTTCTCGGGAGGACCCAACCCCCGTCTGGACATGATCAGTTCGGAACTCACGGTCGTACTGGGCGGCGCGTGCCTCCCCCACGTCACGATGCGCATGTATACGGCGCGCAGCGCACCCGAGATACGCCGCTCGATGTCCTGGGCGGTGTCATCGGTGGCGCTCTTCGTCCTCATCATCGCGATCGTCGGCTTCGGCGCGACGGCGATGATCGGACGGGCGGCGATCGCGAAGGCGGACCCGCAGGGCAACACGGCCTATCTCCTGGGCTCCAAGGCGGTGTTCGGCGCGAACGCCTCGACGTTCGAGACCCTCATCTTCACGACGGTCACCACGGCGATCTTCCTGACGCTGCTCGCGTCCGTGGCGGGGATGATCCTCGCCTGCGCCAACTCCCTCGCACACGACGTCTTCGCGCACCTGCACCTCCGCAAGGAGCTGACCCCGCGCCGCGAGATGACACTGGCCCGTGTGTCGGCGCTGGCCATAGGGGGCTTGGCGATCGCCCTGGCGGTCATGGTTCAGCACCACAACCTGCAGCCGCTGGTCACCCTCTCCTTCTGCCTGGGCGCGTCGGCCCTGGCCCCGGCGCTCGTCTACAGCCTCTTCTGGCGCCGCTACACCCGCAGGGGCCTCCTGTGGACCCTGATCGGCGGCACCCTCGGCTCCATCATCCTCATGACGGGCACCAACCTGGTCTCGGGCGCTCCCACTTCGGCGTTCCCGAACCACGACTTCAACTGGTTCCCCTTCACCACCACAGGCCTGGCCTCGATCCCCCTCGGCTTCCTCCTGGGCTGGCTCGGCACGGTGTCATCGGGCCCGAGGGAGTCGGAGGAACAGCGCAGACGGTACGAGGCGGTGGAGGGCTGGATTCTGGCGGGAGCGACGAAGAGGTAA
- a CDS encoding cellulose-binding protein: protein MSSGSTASEHGFVSVRGRGYRPEQVDAYALDLSQDRDGAWERAARLTVLAKEMEAEAERLRDVVARLAPQTYETLSERARNILALGEAEAAAVRESAEADARRTTEAAEAQAREVRDAARAYADEILGEADERARQRLLACRATADESRIAARRDVKEWRGEALAALREMRQRSAALLEEQEKEHAERWEAAEREIALREAEAEAHEASLVAAAEAGLSEAKRAFAEAEESARHGQEDAEARGAELVAAAGVREEGIARETERMLREHGEEWDEVRAHMEHVRSSLAALTGRVS, encoded by the coding sequence ATGAGCAGCGGTTCTACGGCGTCGGAGCACGGCTTCGTCTCCGTGCGCGGACGTGGCTACCGTCCCGAGCAGGTGGACGCGTACGCCCTCGATCTTTCCCAGGACCGCGACGGCGCGTGGGAACGTGCCGCCCGGCTCACCGTCCTCGCCAAGGAGATGGAGGCGGAGGCGGAACGGCTGCGGGACGTGGTCGCGCGGCTCGCCCCTCAGACGTACGAGACGCTGAGCGAGCGCGCGCGGAACATCCTCGCCCTCGGCGAGGCGGAGGCCGCGGCCGTACGGGAGTCGGCCGAGGCCGACGCGCGGCGCACGACGGAGGCGGCCGAGGCGCAGGCGCGTGAGGTCCGTGACGCCGCCCGTGCGTACGCCGACGAGATCCTCGGCGAGGCCGATGAGCGCGCCCGGCAGCGGCTGCTCGCCTGCCGTGCGACCGCGGACGAGTCGCGGATCGCGGCCCGCCGTGACGTGAAGGAGTGGCGGGGCGAGGCACTCGCCGCGCTGCGGGAGATGCGGCAGCGCAGTGCGGCGCTCCTGGAGGAGCAGGAGAAGGAGCACGCCGAGCGCTGGGAGGCCGCCGAGCGGGAGATCGCCCTGCGGGAGGCCGAGGCGGAGGCTCACGAGGCTTCGCTCGTGGCCGCCGCCGAGGCCGGTCTGTCCGAGGCCAAGCGTGCCTTTGCCGAGGCGGAGGAGTCCGCACGGCACGGGCAGGAGGACGCGGAGGCGCGGGGTGCGGAGCTGGTCGCTGCCGCGGGGGTTCGGGAGGAAGGGATCGCCCGGGAGACCGAGCGGATGCTGCGGGAGCACGGGGAGGAGTGGGACGAGGTGCGGGCGCACATGGAGCATGTGCGGAGCAGTCTCGCTGCGCTTACTGGGCGGGTGTCCTAG